From Paenibacillus physcomitrellae, the proteins below share one genomic window:
- a CDS encoding extracellular solute-binding protein — MKALLKRTMGVILAVGLAGSLAACSSGSSSNGAQSNESGSIKLTLWDQSVGNTDPTAKLLPTIIDKWNSDHPDIQIERTGTTGEQYKTKIKTSIAAGEAPDVFYGMGGGSFMEPYIKSGNVLDISSYLTDDLKAKLGPGMAEAIENDGKIYTLPVYTHIANLYVNTELFDKAGAKLPTTYKELLDAVDKLKAAGITPALIGEKDRWPGMYWYDIIAMRQAGNEAVKEAFKDPSKWNSPDFVAAAAKMQELAKAGAFNSSMFSMSYDEMLGAFNAGNGAMMVQANWVNAGIEDPSSAAKGKVKVIPFPVFEDGKGTNTEIFGGAVDGFYISSTTKHPKEAAEFLKYLSEQLGTQGYLAGAGLPSWKTDGLDTSGLSSLDLSSAEIMKTATSFIAWWDNILPAESAETHKNLIAQLLAGDITPEEFCKLMAQLQPTELSL, encoded by the coding sequence ATGAAAGCGTTATTAAAAAGAACGATGGGTGTCATTTTGGCTGTAGGATTGGCAGGCAGCCTCGCCGCGTGTTCGTCCGGATCATCTTCGAATGGAGCGCAATCAAATGAAAGCGGATCCATTAAGTTGACCCTTTGGGATCAATCCGTAGGCAACACAGATCCTACTGCGAAGCTGCTGCCGACGATTATTGACAAATGGAACAGCGACCATCCGGACATTCAGATTGAACGGACGGGGACTACAGGCGAGCAGTATAAGACCAAGATCAAAACTTCAATTGCCGCCGGCGAAGCTCCTGATGTTTTTTACGGTATGGGCGGAGGAAGTTTTATGGAGCCTTACATCAAATCCGGCAATGTCCTCGACATCTCGAGTTATCTGACGGATGATCTCAAGGCTAAACTGGGACCGGGCATGGCGGAAGCGATCGAGAATGACGGAAAAATTTATACCCTGCCCGTCTATACTCATATTGCGAACCTTTACGTGAATACCGAATTGTTTGATAAAGCAGGCGCCAAACTCCCGACAACCTATAAGGAACTGCTGGATGCCGTGGATAAGCTGAAAGCGGCGGGAATCACGCCGGCGTTAATCGGGGAAAAAGACCGCTGGCCGGGCATGTACTGGTACGACATCATTGCGATGCGCCAGGCCGGAAATGAGGCGGTTAAAGAGGCGTTCAAAGATCCGTCGAAATGGAATTCTCCGGATTTTGTAGCTGCAGCGGCAAAAATGCAGGAGCTGGCCAAAGCTGGCGCATTCAACAGCAGCATGTTCAGCATGAGCTATGATGAAATGCTGGGCGCCTTTAATGCCGGGAATGGGGCTATGATGGTTCAGGCCAACTGGGTAAATGCCGGTATTGAAGATCCTTCCTCCGCCGCCAAAGGCAAGGTTAAAGTCATCCCGTTCCCGGTCTTTGAAGACGGTAAAGGAACAAACACCGAAATTTTCGGCGGAGCCGTCGACGGCTTCTATATCAGCAGCACCACCAAACACCCTAAAGAAGCAGCCGAGTTCCTGAAATACCTAAGCGAGCAGCTCGGCACACAGGGTTACCTGGCCGGAGCAGGACTTCCAAGCTGGAAAACGGACGGGCTCGATACTTCCGGATTGTCCTCGCTGGACCTGTCCAGTGCAGAAATTATGAAGACCGCAACCTCGTTTATCGCTTGGTGGGATAACATTCTCCCGGCAGAATCCGCTGAAACCCATAAGAACTTGATTGCGCAGCTTCTGGCAGGCGACATCACGCCTGAGGAATTCTGCAAACTGATGGCCCAGCTTCAGCCGACAGAGCTGAGCCTTTAA
- a CDS encoding alpha-N-arabinofuranosidase — translation MNTTITVNADQSTGTISRHIYGHFAEHLGRCIYEGIWVGEDSPIPNTRGIRNDVLEALRNLSIPVLRWPGGCFADEYHWKDGIGPREQRKRMVNTHWGGVVENNHFGTHEFLDLCELLGTEPYICGNVGSGTVQEMQEWVEYMTFDGESPMADWRKANGREKPWKLKYFGVGNENWGCGGNMRPAYYADEYRRFQTYVRNYGENRVYKIAGGANSDDYNWTETLMREAGGYMDGLSLHNYTVPGGFEVKRPATGFDEAEWFETMQLALRMDELITRHKAIMDQHDPKKRVGLIVDEWGTWFQVEPGTNPGFLYQQNSLRDALVAGLHFHVFHRHCDRVHMANIAQTVNVLQAMILTEGAEMLLTPTYHVFEMFKVHQDAEALSLHLDTGDYTLGDESIPQISASASKRADGTLDISLCNLDPNREAAVSLQLRGLAGIPEVSGRVLTHNDMNAHNTFSQPETVKPQAFEGVRSVSADGLSAVLPPASVVVLTLLS, via the coding sequence ATGAACACTACCATTACCGTTAATGCAGATCAGTCGACAGGCACCATCAGCCGCCATATCTACGGGCATTTTGCAGAACATTTAGGGCGCTGCATTTATGAGGGGATCTGGGTAGGCGAGGATTCACCGATTCCCAATACCCGCGGGATCCGGAACGATGTTCTTGAGGCGCTTAGAAACCTAAGCATCCCCGTCCTGCGCTGGCCGGGCGGCTGCTTTGCGGACGAGTATCACTGGAAGGACGGCATAGGGCCAAGGGAACAGCGCAAACGTATGGTGAATACGCATTGGGGCGGTGTGGTGGAGAATAACCACTTCGGCACCCATGAATTTCTGGACCTGTGCGAGCTGCTCGGCACGGAGCCTTATATTTGCGGGAATGTGGGCAGCGGCACCGTTCAGGAAATGCAGGAGTGGGTCGAATACATGACCTTTGACGGTGAATCGCCAATGGCCGACTGGCGAAAGGCCAACGGGCGCGAGAAGCCGTGGAAGCTGAAATATTTTGGCGTCGGAAATGAGAATTGGGGCTGCGGGGGGAACATGCGTCCTGCCTATTATGCTGATGAATACCGCAGATTTCAGACTTACGTACGAAACTATGGCGAGAACCGCGTCTACAAGATAGCCGGCGGGGCGAATTCGGATGACTATAACTGGACGGAGACGCTGATGCGTGAAGCCGGCGGGTATATGGACGGTCTCAGCCTTCACAACTATACCGTGCCTGGAGGATTTGAGGTCAAACGTCCGGCGACCGGCTTTGACGAAGCGGAGTGGTTTGAAACGATGCAGCTGGCGCTCCGGATGGACGAACTGATTACCCGCCACAAGGCAATCATGGACCAGCATGATCCGAAGAAACGGGTTGGTCTCATTGTTGACGAATGGGGGACGTGGTTCCAGGTAGAGCCCGGAACCAATCCCGGTTTTCTTTATCAGCAAAATTCGCTGCGCGACGCGCTTGTAGCAGGCCTGCATTTCCATGTCTTCCACCGGCACTGCGACCGTGTTCATATGGCGAATATCGCGCAGACGGTCAACGTCCTGCAGGCCATGATTTTGACAGAAGGCGCCGAAATGCTGCTGACTCCAACCTACCATGTGTTCGAAATGTTTAAGGTCCATCAGGATGCGGAAGCACTGTCACTCCATCTGGATACGGGCGATTACACCTTGGGGGACGAGTCGATCCCGCAGATCAGCGCATCTGCATCCAAACGCGCGGACGGAACCCTGGACATCAGCCTCTGCAATCTTGATCCTAACCGTGAGGCTGCCGTCTCGCTTCAGCTGAGGGGATTAGCCGGAATTCCGGAGGTCAGCGGGCGTGTGCTTACCCATAACGACATGAATGCGCACAACACCTTTAGCCAGCCGGAAACGGTGAAACCGCAGGCTTTTGAAGGAGTCCGGAGTGTGAGTGCAGACGGATTATCCGCTGTCCTGCCGCCAGCCTCCGTCGTTGTGCTGACGCTGCTTTCCTAG
- a CDS encoding polysaccharide deacetylase family protein codes for MAELSLINKVPTRGKAVAFTFDDGPDPLYTRQIMDIFREVNGHATFFMIGRQIELYGDLAAEVHAAGHEIANHTYTHPDLTKLTLKEVRTELELADSRIRQVTGKQASHFRPPYFAVTPEIIALAAEMGYTSIGCVNGEAKDWEQPGVGFIVDQTRLTVESGSVFLFHDGYGERSQTVEAVRILVQELSAEGFSCVTVSELLQSAAADQV; via the coding sequence ATGGCTGAATTAAGTTTGATCAATAAAGTCCCGACCCGGGGAAAAGCGGTTGCCTTTACCTTTGACGACGGGCCTGATCCGCTTTATACGAGGCAGATCATGGATATATTCCGCGAGGTTAATGGCCACGCCACGTTTTTCATGATCGGTCGCCAGATCGAACTTTACGGGGATTTGGCAGCAGAGGTTCATGCAGCAGGGCATGAAATCGCCAATCATACTTATACCCATCCTGATCTAACCAAGCTGACGCTTAAGGAGGTTCGTACCGAACTGGAGCTTGCAGATAGCCGGATTAGGCAGGTGACAGGGAAACAGGCTTCCCATTTCAGGCCCCCCTATTTTGCGGTCACACCTGAAATTATCGCCCTTGCGGCAGAAATGGGCTATACATCCATAGGATGCGTGAATGGGGAAGCCAAGGACTGGGAGCAGCCCGGAGTAGGCTTTATCGTGGATCAGACCCGGCTAACCGTGGAGAGCGGAAGCGTTTTCTTATTCCACGACGGTTATGGCGAGCGGTCCCAAACCGTTGAAGCTGTGCGGATTTTGGTGCAAGAGCTGTCAGCGGAAGGATTTAGTTGTGTTACGGTAAGCGAGCTGCTGCAATCAGCCGCCGCTGATCAGGTTTAA
- a CDS encoding DUF6171 family protein: MAVNQTCKGCSADVWVTEAQIQKLLAGMEGKGFSFVSETVYQTRLAVCRTCPSLVYGTTCSHCGCLVEVSGKLAGKKCPHPAGSKWEKAEQASASAKS; this comes from the coding sequence ATGGCCGTGAATCAGACATGTAAAGGCTGCTCGGCGGATGTATGGGTTACGGAAGCCCAAATCCAAAAACTCCTCGCAGGGATGGAGGGCAAGGGCTTCAGCTTTGTGAGCGAGACCGTTTATCAAACCCGGCTTGCGGTTTGCCGGACGTGCCCGTCACTGGTATACGGAACAACATGCAGCCATTGCGGATGCCTGGTGGAGGTCAGCGGGAAGCTTGCGGGGAAAAAGTGCCCCCATCCGGCGGGCTCCAAGTGGGAAAAGGCAGAACAGGCATCTGCATCTGCAAAATCTTAA
- a CDS encoding ABC transporter substrate-binding protein, translating to MKRFLAILLIGALMTALTACGGGNQQAEENPSGSSNQGKEISGDLTVFGWGGGEELQSRKEATKIFKKLYPKVKVHEVWLPADNIDVKLDAALAAGNAGDVIMMSPDWKGLRSKWFEDLNPYIERDQLDLEALFTQGVDGGYVDPDGKREGMPTTASDFMIAYNKDIFDKAGIAYPTNDWTWDDFAATAKQISSGEGANRVYGIVSHWILQSFAPFIYGGKPYNEDWTKQTLDDPNTLKGYQLFGDLVKAKAMPDDAAAKSMPMDQMFAAGKAAMYPLGLFEASTIAKNIGSNFKWGIVMPPKDPSGKTVNIKFQTGFAMNKDSKNKEAAWAYIKTVSLNKEVGDLYSKVNLPAAKESADGTFANLKIEGTDISMMDFITGLQDATTFPWGGSIAKAGDLYEQTWQQVTVQGKSAEEAAKAYTSQIQSALDSIHQSK from the coding sequence ATGAAAAGATTTTTGGCTATTCTGCTGATCGGGGCTTTGATGACAGCTCTTACTGCTTGCGGTGGAGGAAATCAACAGGCGGAGGAGAACCCTTCGGGCAGCTCTAATCAAGGGAAAGAAATTTCGGGTGACCTCACCGTATTCGGGTGGGGCGGCGGCGAGGAGCTCCAATCCCGGAAGGAAGCAACCAAAATTTTTAAGAAGCTGTACCCGAAAGTGAAGGTTCATGAAGTGTGGCTTCCGGCGGATAATATCGATGTCAAGCTGGATGCGGCTTTGGCTGCGGGGAATGCCGGCGATGTGATCATGATGTCCCCGGACTGGAAAGGGCTCAGATCCAAGTGGTTTGAAGATCTGAATCCTTATATTGAAAGGGACCAATTGGACCTTGAAGCCTTGTTTACGCAGGGGGTTGACGGAGGGTATGTGGATCCGGACGGCAAACGGGAAGGCATGCCGACCACGGCCTCGGATTTTATGATCGCATACAACAAAGATATCTTTGACAAGGCCGGCATCGCCTATCCTACGAACGACTGGACCTGGGACGATTTTGCGGCCACAGCCAAACAGATTTCCTCGGGGGAAGGCGCTAACCGGGTTTACGGGATTGTATCCCATTGGATTCTGCAAAGCTTCGCACCGTTTATTTACGGCGGCAAGCCTTATAACGAGGATTGGACCAAACAGACGCTGGATGATCCAAACACCCTTAAAGGTTATCAGCTGTTCGGCGATCTCGTGAAAGCCAAAGCGATGCCGGATGATGCGGCTGCCAAGAGTATGCCGATGGACCAGATGTTCGCTGCAGGTAAAGCGGCTATGTACCCGCTTGGTCTGTTTGAAGCATCGACGATCGCCAAAAATATCGGGTCCAACTTTAAATGGGGAATCGTCATGCCGCCGAAGGACCCGTCCGGAAAAACCGTCAACATTAAATTCCAGACCGGCTTTGCCATGAACAAGGACTCCAAAAACAAAGAAGCCGCCTGGGCTTATATTAAAACGGTGTCCCTGAATAAAGAGGTAGGCGACTTGTACAGCAAGGTTAATCTCCCTGCCGCGAAAGAGTCGGCCGACGGCACGTTTGCCAATCTGAAAATTGAAGGCACGGATATTTCCATGATGGACTTTATAACGGGGCTGCAGGACGCGACGACCTTCCCTTGGGGAGGCTCCATTGCCAAAGCCGGCGACCTCTATGAGCAGACCTGGCAGCAGGTTACGGTTCAGGGGAAATCGGCTGAGGAAGCGGCTAAAGCCTACACCTCACAGATTCAATCCGCTCTCGATTCCATCCATCAAAGTAAATAG
- a CDS encoding carbohydrate ABC transporter permease — translation MKARINGIDKREEKHFFLFISPWLLGFLIFTLYPMVFSIILVFTNMDMTGSGQFVGFANIIRAFTEDPLFYRSLLNTLYFVLVSVPVSLLAAFLIALLLNQKLKGVGFFRTSFYIPYITSGVAVTLLWGWIFNAQFGLVNYFLSLFGITGPNWLSDTRWAMPAIIIMGIWTIGNSIIITLAGLQDIPEALYESAEIDGASSFVKITRITLPLVTPTLYFNLVMGIIGGFQIFMQPYILTEGGPSYSTYTYMMHIYNSGFKYNEMGYASTLAWLLFLVIMIITQIVNRTSRHWVYYDN, via the coding sequence ATGAAGGCGCGTATCAACGGCATCGATAAAAGAGAGGAAAAGCATTTTTTCCTCTTCATCTCGCCATGGCTCTTGGGCTTTTTGATTTTCACCCTGTACCCCATGGTTTTTTCTATCATTTTGGTCTTCACGAATATGGATATGACCGGCTCCGGTCAATTTGTCGGTTTCGCTAATATCATCCGGGCCTTCACAGAGGATCCGCTGTTTTACCGCTCTTTGCTGAATACGCTTTATTTTGTGCTTGTGTCCGTACCGGTCAGTTTGCTGGCGGCTTTTCTGATTGCCCTTCTGCTTAATCAAAAGCTTAAGGGGGTTGGTTTTTTCAGGACCAGCTTTTACATTCCTTACATTACTTCAGGCGTTGCGGTTACCCTGCTTTGGGGGTGGATCTTTAATGCACAGTTCGGCCTTGTCAATTATTTTCTGTCTCTCTTCGGCATTACGGGACCCAACTGGTTAAGCGATACCCGGTGGGCGATGCCGGCGATCATTATTATGGGGATCTGGACCATCGGAAACTCCATCATCATTACGCTGGCGGGGCTGCAGGATATTCCGGAGGCCCTGTACGAAAGCGCAGAAATTGACGGTGCAAGCAGTTTTGTAAAAATCACGCGGATCACCCTGCCTCTGGTAACGCCTACGTTATATTTTAATCTGGTCATGGGGATTATCGGCGGTTTCCAAATCTTTATGCAGCCGTACATCCTGACCGAGGGCGGCCCGAGCTACTCCACCTATACTTACATGATGCATATTTACAACAGCGGATTTAAATACAACGAGATGGGGTACGCTTCCACCTTGGCTTGGTTATTATTCCTCGTGATTATGATCATCACTCAAATCGTAAACCGGACCTCCAGACACTGGGTTTATTACGATAACTAA
- a CDS encoding carbohydrate ABC transporter permease yields MEAYYKSKRTSDRIKTSLSYGVLTIIAVIFIFPFIWMLSTAFKIPSEAYTLPPKIIPNTFTWDNFVQGWQYADFTRYTWNTLIVTVLATLGTVLSASFVAYGFARFKSRYSGVLFTVVLATMMLPSQVTLVPTYLLFTKLGWLDTLKPLIIPSFFGGGAFNIFLLRQFFKTIPKDLDEAAYIDGANAFQIYYKILMPAIKPALITVGLMSVTFHWNDYMSPLIYLNSDQNFTLAIGLQFFQNSFGSSQIQMLMAVSLITVIPVLILFFIGQKYFVQGITMTGIKG; encoded by the coding sequence ATGGAGGCTTATTATAAAAGTAAAAGAACCAGCGACCGGATCAAAACCAGCCTCAGCTATGGGGTATTAACGATTATAGCCGTTATTTTTATTTTCCCGTTTATCTGGATGCTTTCCACCGCTTTTAAAATCCCGTCTGAGGCTTATACGCTGCCTCCCAAAATCATCCCGAATACGTTCACATGGGATAATTTCGTCCAGGGCTGGCAGTATGCGGATTTCACGCGATATACATGGAATACCTTGATTGTAACGGTGCTTGCCACACTGGGAACGGTGCTGTCCGCTTCCTTTGTAGCTTACGGCTTTGCACGTTTTAAATCCCGGTACAGCGGAGTATTGTTTACCGTCGTGCTTGCCACCATGATGCTCCCCAGCCAGGTGACCCTGGTCCCTACTTATCTCCTGTTCACCAAACTGGGCTGGCTTGATACCTTGAAGCCGCTTATCATTCCTTCCTTTTTTGGAGGCGGCGCATTTAACATTTTCCTGCTCAGGCAGTTCTTCAAGACGATCCCGAAAGATCTCGACGAAGCGGCTTATATTGACGGGGCCAATGCCTTTCAGATTTATTACAAAATTCTGATGCCGGCCATCAAACCGGCGCTGATCACGGTCGGCCTCATGTCGGTGACCTTCCACTGGAATGACTACATGTCTCCACTGATTTACCTGAACAGCGACCAGAATTTCACGCTGGCCATCGGTCTGCAGTTCTTCCAGAATTCTTTCGGGTCCTCGCAGATTCAGATGCTGATGGCGGTTTCCTTGATTACGGTTATTCCTGTATTGATATTGTTCTTCATCGGTCAGAAATATTTTGTGCAGGGAATTACGATGACCGGGATCAAGGGTTAA
- a CDS encoding carbohydrate ABC transporter permease yields MSTAEMALPKKTMPIGTILLQAFLILIAITQIYPLIWLAFFSLKDNSEIFSGDVANLPKQFLWSNYAKALSEGHVLTYFFNSVFVTAVSIILVLILSSMTGYAITRMNWKLSGLTLTIILLGMMVPIHAALLPLFMVLKNLGLLNSYWSLIIPYVAFGIPMAVFILGSFFRGVPRELEEAAVIDGCGIYRTFFSIILPLVRPAISTVAIFTFLSCWNELMFAVTFINKESMQTLTVGMMSMVGTYITQWGIIGAGLMITTIPTIIIYLLLNKQVQRSMIAGAVKG; encoded by the coding sequence GTGAGTACGGCTGAAATGGCGTTACCGAAAAAAACCATGCCCATAGGAACTATTCTGCTGCAGGCGTTTTTAATTCTTATTGCGATTACACAGATTTATCCGCTCATTTGGCTGGCCTTCTTCTCACTTAAAGATAACAGTGAAATCTTCAGCGGTGATGTGGCGAACCTTCCTAAACAGTTCCTTTGGAGCAACTACGCGAAGGCACTGTCGGAAGGGCATGTCTTGACTTATTTCTTTAACAGCGTATTTGTGACTGCCGTATCGATTATTCTTGTTCTAATCCTGTCGTCCATGACCGGTTATGCCATTACCCGGATGAACTGGAAATTAAGCGGTTTAACGCTGACCATTATCCTTCTGGGGATGATGGTGCCGATTCATGCGGCATTGCTGCCGCTGTTTATGGTATTAAAAAATTTAGGTCTGCTGAACAGCTACTGGTCCTTGATTATTCCTTATGTTGCTTTTGGTATCCCGATGGCCGTGTTTATTCTCGGCAGCTTCTTTAGGGGGGTTCCCCGGGAGCTTGAGGAAGCCGCCGTTATAGACGGGTGCGGCATTTACAGAACGTTCTTTTCCATCATTTTGCCGCTTGTTCGTCCGGCCATATCGACGGTCGCCATCTTTACGTTTCTTTCCTGCTGGAACGAGCTGATGTTTGCCGTGACCTTTATTAATAAAGAGTCTATGCAGACGCTGACAGTCGGGATGATGTCGATGGTCGGAACCTACATCACCCAGTGGGGGATTATCGGGGCGGGGCTCATGATTACGACGATTCCAACGATTATTATTTATTTGCTGCTCAACAAACAGGTGCAGAGAAGTATGATCGCCGGTGCAGTTAAGGGATAG
- a CDS encoding carbohydrate ABC transporter permease, with protein MMNSVFSNKTAITIFVLPTLLIFCAIVLVPIFVSSYYSLLDWNGVGKGAYIGFHNYVELFTDSRALNSMKNSLLFAAASIFIQLPLSLLLALILASNVKGEGFYRTVYFIPVLISTVVIAQLWSKIYNADYGLLNTLLENVGLSHLAQDWLGQKKTALIASFIPTLWQYIGYHMLLMYAGAKSISQDIFEAAKIDGASRVRTAFLITIPLMKPVLKVCLVFSVIGAFKVFDLIYVLTGGGPFFTTEVPSTLMYTTIFDTYRYGYGSAISVFIILECLVVTLIINKFIKTE; from the coding sequence ATGATGAATTCTGTATTTTCAAATAAAACAGCCATAACGATATTTGTTCTTCCTACCCTCCTTATCTTTTGTGCGATTGTTTTGGTTCCGATCTTCGTTTCGAGTTATTATAGTTTGCTGGATTGGAATGGCGTCGGCAAAGGAGCGTATATCGGGTTCCATAACTACGTGGAATTGTTTACGGATTCGAGAGCCTTGAATTCCATGAAAAATTCGCTGCTGTTTGCAGCCGCTTCTATCTTCATCCAGCTGCCTTTATCTCTTTTGCTGGCCCTAATATTAGCATCGAACGTTAAAGGAGAGGGCTTTTACCGCACGGTTTATTTCATACCTGTATTGATTTCAACCGTAGTTATCGCACAGCTGTGGTCTAAAATCTATAATGCAGACTATGGACTTCTGAACACTCTGCTGGAAAATGTGGGGCTCTCCCATTTGGCCCAAGACTGGCTTGGACAGAAGAAAACGGCGCTGATTGCCTCGTTTATCCCGACTCTATGGCAGTATATCGGGTATCACATGCTGCTGATGTATGCGGGAGCGAAGTCAATTTCGCAGGATATTTTTGAAGCGGCCAAGATTGACGGGGCTTCCCGAGTGCGGACAGCCTTCTTAATCACCATTCCGTTAATGAAGCCGGTCCTTAAAGTATGCCTTGTATTCTCTGTCATTGGTGCATTTAAAGTATTCGATCTGATTTATGTGCTGACAGGAGGCGGTCCTTTCTTCACCACGGAAGTGCCGAGTACCTTAATGTACACAACGATTTTTGATACTTACCGATATGGTTATGGCAGTGCCATCTCGGTCTTCATTATCCTTGAATGCCTAGTAGTTACTTTGATCATCAATAAATTCATCAAAACAGAGTAG
- a CDS encoding response regulator, producing MGELKVLIVDDEYLIRNLLRMRIDWEKQGMKIIGEAAHAAEALEFVDKHRPDVIFTDIYMPSIDGIEFSERVLKKYPDIKIVIVTGHDEFEYARKSIKIGISDFILKPIHASELLSVTEKLRKTIEEERTREKEMEVLKEELRRNLPYLKEKFLYHWLNGSLSKEEIYEKAAYFQVPMGRGTEAFQIAVMEISSVSATHTEEQLILLRMECRNKIEAFYKDNSQVIILTDTRNQIVLISQSQDNHLVSDCEWLMANLLHLGTCTVSIGIGRRHEHIEAAHLGYEEACRALHYQAFVGKNQVVCFEDIVEGGDEQYRSNTELLRQLQFYISVGSSERASQTLGQIFDVSFASVSQFRMAAMDVIMECQRAAIEQQIENEHVFDKETLVSILTAELLPQLMQSLERYVLHVAGVIYSRQEAKVGNLISQVKDYLEHNISNPEVGLASTAAAFFVSPGHLGRLMKKETGQTFVEYLTNLRMKKAEMLLKQTDLKGYEIGEQVGITDPHYFSILFKKNMGRSMNEYRNCRE from the coding sequence ATGGGGGAACTAAAGGTCTTAATTGTCGATGATGAATATCTAATACGGAATTTGCTCAGAATGCGCATTGATTGGGAGAAGCAGGGCATGAAAATAATCGGGGAAGCCGCTCATGCCGCCGAAGCTCTTGAGTTTGTGGATAAGCACAGACCGGATGTTATTTTCACCGATATTTACATGCCTTCTATCGACGGAATTGAGTTTAGCGAAAGAGTGTTAAAGAAGTATCCCGATATCAAAATCGTAATTGTGACCGGCCACGACGAGTTTGAATATGCACGCAAAAGCATCAAAATCGGGATTTCGGATTTTATTTTGAAGCCGATTCACGCTTCAGAACTGCTTAGTGTAACTGAAAAGCTAAGAAAAACGATTGAAGAAGAGCGCACGCGTGAAAAGGAAATGGAAGTTCTGAAAGAGGAACTGAGGAGAAACCTTCCTTATCTGAAGGAAAAATTTCTATACCACTGGCTGAACGGCTCTCTCTCTAAAGAAGAAATTTATGAAAAAGCGGCGTATTTTCAAGTCCCTATGGGACGTGGCACAGAAGCATTTCAAATCGCTGTAATGGAAATTTCTTCTGTCTCAGCGACGCATACCGAGGAGCAGCTGATTCTATTACGGATGGAATGCAGGAATAAGATTGAAGCCTTTTACAAGGACAACTCACAGGTCATTATTTTGACGGATACCCGGAATCAGATCGTGCTGATTTCCCAGAGCCAAGACAACCATCTTGTCTCTGACTGCGAATGGCTGATGGCAAATTTGCTCCATTTGGGCACATGTACAGTGAGCATCGGCATCGGGCGGAGACATGAACATATAGAGGCGGCACATCTCGGGTATGAGGAGGCCTGCCGCGCTCTGCATTATCAAGCTTTCGTGGGGAAAAATCAGGTTGTCTGTTTTGAAGATATCGTTGAGGGCGGGGATGAACAGTACCGTTCGAATACGGAGCTCCTTCGTCAGCTCCAGTTCTACATAAGTGTAGGCTCGTCTGAACGTGCGTCCCAGACTTTAGGTCAGATCTTTGATGTTTCGTTTGCCTCGGTATCACAGTTCCGGATGGCAGCCATGGATGTCATTATGGAGTGTCAGCGTGCGGCGATTGAACAGCAAATCGAAAATGAACACGTGTTTGACAAGGAAACGTTGGTGTCTATTCTTACCGCCGAGCTTTTACCGCAATTAATGCAGAGCCTGGAGCGGTATGTTCTGCATGTTGCCGGCGTTATCTATTCCAGACAGGAAGCTAAAGTAGGCAATCTGATCAGCCAGGTGAAAGATTACCTGGAGCATAATATCAGCAATCCTGAGGTGGGATTAGCGAGTACGGCGGCTGCTTTTTTTGTCAGTCCGGGACATTTGGGACGGCTAATGAAGAAGGAGACCGGGCAGACCTTTGTTGAGTACTTAACAAATTTACGCATGAAGAAGGCGGAGATGCTGCTGAAACAAACGGACTTAAAAGGGTATGAAATCGGCGAACAGGTGGGTATTACGGACCCGCATTATTTCAGTATCTTATTTAAAAAGAACATGGGCCGATCCATGAATGAATATAGGAACTGCAGGGAGTAG